The DNA segment GCGGGACCGCCGCCTCTCCCCCTCCCGAAGGAGCGTTGGTGGTCACGGTCATGCGTGCACCTCCGTGCGGTCGGCCCAGGCCGTCGACCTCGCGGGGTCGAAGGGGCAGCCCCGGCCCGTGATGTGCTGCTCGTACTCCTCACGGAAGTACTTGAGCGAGGAGAAGATCGGCGAGGCGGCGCCGTCGCCGAGGGCGCAGAACGACTTGCCGTTGATGTTGTCGGCGATGTCGTTCAGCTTGTCGAGGTCGGACATGTGGCCCTTGCCCGCCTCGATGTCGCGCATCAGCTGCACGAGCCAGTACGTGCCTTCGCGGCAGGGCGTGCACTTGCCGCAGGACTCGTGGGCGTAGAACTCGGTCCAGCGGGTGACGGCCCGTACGACGCAGGTCGTCTCGTCGAAGCACTGGAGGGCCTTCGTGCCGAGCATGGAACCGGCTGCGCCGACTCCCTCGTAGTCGAGGGGGACGTCGAGGTGCTCGTCGGTGAACATCGGCGTCGAGGAGCCGCCCGGCGTCCAGAACTTCAGGCGGTGCCCCGGCCGCATGCCGCCGCTCGTGTCGAGCAGCTGGCGCAGTGTGATGCCCATCGGGGCCTCGTACTGTCCGGGGCGGGCGACGTGGCCGCTGAGGGAGTAGAGAGTGAAGCCGGGCGACTTCTCGCTCCCCATCGAGCGGAACCATTCCTTGCCCCGGTTCATGATGGCGGGAACCGAGGCGATCGACTCGACGTTGTTCACCACGGTCGGGCACGCGTAGAGGCCCGCGACGGCGGGGAAGGGGGGACGGAGCCGCGGTTGGCCCCGGCGGCCTTCGAGCGAGTCGAGCAGTGCGGTCTCCTCACCGCAGATGTACGCGCCGGCGCCGGCGTGCACGGTGAGGTCGAGGCTGAGTCCGCTGCCCAGCGCGTTCTCGCCGAGGACGCCCGCCGCGTAGGCCTCGCGCACGGCCTCGTGCAGCCGCCGCAGTACGGGGACGACTTCACCCCGCAGATAGACGAAGGCGTGGGACGACCTGATGGCGTAACAGGCGATGGCGATGCCCTCGATGAGGCTGTGCGGGTTCGCGAAAAGGAGCGGAATGTCCTTGCACGTCCCGGGCTCCGACTCGTCGGCGTTGACCACCAGGTAGTGCGGTTTTCCGTCGCCCTGGGGAATGAACTGCCATTTCATTCCCGTCGGGAAGCCGGCGCCTCCGCGCCCCCGCAGACCGGACTCCTTGACGTACGCGATGACGTCGTCCGGTGACATGGCGAGCGCCTTGCGGAGCCCCTCGTATCCCTCGTGCCTCTTGTAGCCGTCCAGTGTCCAGGACCTGTCCTCGTCCCAGAAGGCCGACAGTACGGGTGCGAGCAGCTTCTCCGGTCCGGTGTCCTTGACCTCGGGTGCCAACGTCATCACTCCCCCTCCTCGGCGGCGGGTCCGGCCGGGTGCGTCGGATCGGAGGCCGACGTGTCCTGCGGCGCGTCGTGCGAGCTGAGGTGTTCCGCCGGTGACGGGTCGTGTGTCGGGGTCTCCCGGGGTGCCTCGCCGCGCGGGTGCACCACGCGCGCGGGGGCGGTCTCCCCCTTGGCCAGCTTCAGGCCGGCCAGGGAGGCGGGTCCCGCGCCGCCCGTGGCGTCGACGGCGCCGTCCCGCTCGTCGGGGAAACCGGCCAGGATCCGGGCGGTCTCCTTGAACGTGCACAGGGGCGCCCCGCGGGTGGGCGAGACGGGACGGCCGGCCCGCAGGTCGTCGACGAGGCGCTTGGCGCTCTGCGGGTCCTGGTTGTCGAAGAACTCCCAGTTGACCATCACGACGGGCGCGAAGTCGCAGGCCGCGTTGCACTCGATGTGCTCGAGGGTGACCTTGCCGTCGTCGGTGGTCTCGCCGTTGCCGACGCCCAGGTGTTCCTGGAGCTCCTCGAAGATGGCGTCACCGCCCATGACGGCGCACAGGGTGTTGGTGCACACCCCGACCTGGTAGTCACCGCTCGGCCGGCGCCGGTACATGGAGTAGAAGGTGGCGACGGCGGTGACCTCGGCCGTGGTCAGGCCGAGCACGTCCGCGCAGAACTGCATCCCGGTGCGGGTGACATGGCCCTCCTGGGCCTGCATGAGGTGCAGCAGCGGCAGGAGAGCCGACCGGGAGTCCGGGTAGCGGGCGATCACCTCGCGCGCGTCGGTCTCCAGCCGGGCCCGGACGTCGTCCGGGTAGGCGGGCGCGGGCAGGTGGGGCATGCCCAGACTGACGCCCCGCTCCGAAGGTGTGGTGGTCACCGGTCGACGCCTCCCATCACGGGGTCGAGGGATGCCACGGCGACGATGACGTCGGCGACCTGGCCGCCCTCGCACATCGCCGCCATGGCCTGCAGGTTGGTGAAGGACGGGTCGCGGAAGTGGACCCGGAAGGGGCGGGTGCCGCCGTCGGAGACGACATGCGCCCCGAGCTCGCCCTTGGGCGACTCGACGGCCACGTACGCCTGTCCCGGCGGTACGCGGAAACCCTCGGTGACCAGCTTGAAGTGGTGGATCAGGGCCTCCATGGAGGTGCCCATGATCTTCTTGATGTGGTCGAGGGAGTTGCCCAGTCCGTCCGGGCCCATGGCGAGCTGGGCGGGCCAGGCGATCTTCTTGTCGGCGACCATGACCGGTCCGGGCTGGAGCCGGTCCAGGCACTGCTCGACGATGCGCAGCGACTGGCGCATCTCCTCCAGCCGGATCAGGAAGCGGCCGTAGGAGTCGCAGGTGTCCGCGGTGGGGACCTCGAAGTCGTACGTCTCGTACCCGCAGTACGGCTGCGCCTTGCGCAGGTCGTGCGGCAGGCCGGTGGAGCGCAGGACCGGGCCGGTCGCCCCGAGGGCCATGCAGCCGGCCAGGTCCAGATAGCCGACGTCCTGCATACGGGCCTTGAAGATGGGGTTCCCGGTGGCGAGCGCGTCGTACTCCGGGAGGTTCTTGCGCAGCGTCTTCACCAGCTCGCGGATCTGGTCCACCGCACCGGGCGGCAGGTCCTGGGCGAGTCCGCCGGGGCGGATGTACGCGTGGTTCATCCGCAGGCCGGTGATGAGCTCGAA comes from the Streptomyces sp. KMM 9044 genome and includes:
- a CDS encoding NADH-quinone oxidoreductase subunit D, which translates into the protein MSTSNTSAASAASARETTEGTVYTVTGGDWDEVVETAQRSDDERIIVNMGPQHPSTHGVLRLILEIDGETVSEARCGIGYLHTGIEKNLEYRTWTQGTTFVTRMDYLTPFFNEAAYCLGVEKLLGIEEQIPDRASVIRVLLMELNRLSSHLVCIATGGMELGATTIMIYGFRDRELILDAFELITGLRMNHAYIRPGGLAQDLPPGAVDQIRELVKTLRKNLPEYDALATGNPIFKARMQDVGYLDLAGCMALGATGPVLRSTGLPHDLRKAQPYCGYETYDFEVPTADTCDSYGRFLIRLEEMRQSLRIVEQCLDRLQPGPVMVADKKIAWPAQLAMGPDGLGNSLDHIKKIMGTSMEALIHHFKLVTEGFRVPPGQAYVAVESPKGELGAHVVSDGGTRPFRVHFRDPSFTNLQAMAAMCEGGQVADVIVAVASLDPVMGGVDR
- the nuoF gene encoding NADH-quinone oxidoreductase subunit NuoF; its protein translation is MTLAPEVKDTGPEKLLAPVLSAFWDEDRSWTLDGYKRHEGYEGLRKALAMSPDDVIAYVKESGLRGRGGAGFPTGMKWQFIPQGDGKPHYLVVNADESEPGTCKDIPLLFANPHSLIEGIAIACYAIRSSHAFVYLRGEVVPVLRRLHEAVREAYAAGVLGENALGSGLSLDLTVHAGAGAYICGEETALLDSLEGRRGQPRLRPPFPAVAGLYACPTVVNNVESIASVPAIMNRGKEWFRSMGSEKSPGFTLYSLSGHVARPGQYEAPMGITLRQLLDTSGGMRPGHRLKFWTPGGSSTPMFTDEHLDVPLDYEGVGAAGSMLGTKALQCFDETTCVVRAVTRWTEFYAHESCGKCTPCREGTYWLVQLMRDIEAGKGHMSDLDKLNDIADNINGKSFCALGDGAASPIFSSLKYFREEYEQHITGRGCPFDPARSTAWADRTEVHA
- the nuoE gene encoding NADH-quinone oxidoreductase subunit NuoE, whose protein sequence is MTTTPSERGVSLGMPHLPAPAYPDDVRARLETDAREVIARYPDSRSALLPLLHLMQAQEGHVTRTGMQFCADVLGLTTAEVTAVATFYSMYRRRPSGDYQVGVCTNTLCAVMGGDAIFEELQEHLGVGNGETTDDGKVTLEHIECNAACDFAPVVMVNWEFFDNQDPQSAKRLVDDLRAGRPVSPTRGAPLCTFKETARILAGFPDERDGAVDATGGAGPASLAGLKLAKGETAPARVVHPRGEAPRETPTHDPSPAEHLSSHDAPQDTSASDPTHPAGPAAEEGE